The following is a genomic window from Chanos chanos chromosome 1, fChaCha1.1, whole genome shotgun sequence.
tttaacacaagtggcaggctgctcttcttatatttcccctctaaaataacagtACGACTTTATTCGTACTTTATGGCCTAAAagtacgactttattcttgtaatattatgacttttttcttgtgaaattacagctttattctcataattttaacaaccttattctcgaaatctcagaattttgttttcctcaatgtggccctaatgcATCGTCATAACATATGGATTTTAAATACTttataaatgagacaaaattaAGTGCATTTAGGTGGAGTTAACAGGCtctcgtttttttccccttctgaaCAGTAAAGCAAACAGAGTGTGTACTAGCCGTTCATACATCCATCCTCATGCTGGCTTCCCTCACGGGTGGTAGTTTGGCTAACGTTAGCTGCAGTCTGGTCTTTAGCTgggtctttcttttttattagcCAAGCATCCATTTCTTGTGGCTGGTTGCAGAATCTGGCAGAATTATGGCGGAAACCGTGACTGTGGTAGAAAACCAACGAGCTGTCTCATGTGGCTCAAAGGTGTACTGCAGATATAAATCTTAAATAAAAGACTGTAGAGGAAATTCTGCAAATTTATTTGGCAACCCAAATAAAATCTCCTGCGACCAACCTGTGGGCCATGACCCAGTCTTTGGGAAAGACTGGTTTATGGTATTACACTCTGCACATATGTAAATGAGTTGATTATGTCATTATAATGAAACCTAAGTAGGTAATCATGTGACTCAGAGTACTCACAGCACACTCAAAGTCATTAACTTACCTGCGTCTCAATATTGGAATATTTAGTAAACTTGTTGAAGAAAACTGATCTGTTACTAAAGTGGATCAACAGGGCCATGATCCAATTGGTTGTTTTTACAGCAGGGGATAGGGAACAGTTGTGTGTACAGTTCTCACAGTGTTTTGTAACTTGTTTAGTGACTAAGTGGCATCCGGCCCTTGGATCAACAAAAGAAAGCACCTGTCGGCTCATGGTGACTTCATGTTTGATGTGTTATTATATGGGCAGCTGCTCTGAGAGAGGCATTGGGTCTGATTGTTACTATGTATGGTGAAGAACCAGCCAAAGCATTTAGGGTGAACAGGTGAATCCTGTGACACAAATACTGAATATCACTGAACCTCTCATAATTCACATAGGTCTTTGGCTATTCCGAAGGCAATGGCATTGctcattgttttgatttgtaattattttctcTAATCCCTGTGCTCCTTTtaacatattttctctctccctctccactcatTTTACTTACTCTGCCTTACTCTTCttcattttactctttttctctttctcacacctGTATCCATTTGACAGGACCAGgacttgtttttcttccatGATTTGAGCCCTGGTAGCTGTTTCTTCCTCCCTAAAGGAGCATACATTTACAACACCCTGGTGGAGTTTATCAGGGTCAGTTGTTTCTCTCACACCTAATGTGTGTGAGCTCACAAGTTACTTTCTGTTGAGACATGGTTAATGCACTGTAAGTCCACATGCCAAGTATAGCCACTGAGTGCTTACTTAGGGCATGTGTGCAGTTGCAGCATCTAGTCTAATGTGCATATACAGTGAGATGTTTAGTCAGATATCAAATTCAACTGTTTCAGTTAGTTAACTGTCATTCCCTTGCTAATAGTTTTTATAAATGGTTTTTggaagtatttgtttgtttgtttgtttatgtatgcaCCTCCCCTGCCTTTTACTGGCCCTCAGAGCGAATACAGGAAGAGAGGGTTCCAGGAAGTGGTTACGCCGAACATTTACAACAGCAAGCTGTGGCAAACATCAGGACACTGGCAGCATTACAGTGAGAACATGTTCTCCTTTGAAGTGGAGAAGGAGACATTTGCGCTCAAACCGATGAATTGCCCTGGACACTGGTACAACAATCTCTcctgcacacaacacactgaatccaacagGCTTTTTCATCTGTACAGTTGGGGAACATTTTCTTAAGTGTGTGCAGTTCATTAAAATACTATATTATCCCAGTAAAACCAGCAGCTCTATTCAGGTCATGAGCACTGGGGTTGAGTTTCCTCAGGGTTTGACTCTGACTAGAGAAGTGAGCTTGGTACCAAAATGTGGCCGGGCGGGCAGGGGTGAATGAACAGCACTTTCCCCTCCCGCAACATGCAccgctgaagtgcccttgagcaaggcacctaaccccaaCTGCTTCCTGGGCAGTGCGGCTGTGGCTGCCCACTTCTCTGGGTGTGCGTGCTCATGGCCCCTATTGTGTGTGGGCTTGTGTGTTCATCGCCACCTTGGATGGGTTAAAATGCAGAGGTCACATTTCCCCATTGTGTGGATTAATAAAGGAAGCACATAACTTAACCTTAACTTAACTTAAATGTTTTGGCCTCTTAATTGGGTTTGGACTTTGGTTAAGAAGCTCTCAGAATTTTCCAGAACAGTTCAATCATGAgagtttttcatttgtattgaTCAAAATATAGTGATTAGAATATATTTTAATAGTGGATGAAATTTGTTTGATGCAAATAGTTTGAAAATGTTGTGGTGGTTAGATCCCTGTTTGCGGTTTACAGTCTGATGTTTGACCATCGGCCCCGTTCGTGGAGGGAGCTGCCCCTGCGGCTGGCGGACTTTGGTGTTCTGCACCGGAACGAGCTGTCAGGGGCACTCACAGGCCTGACCCGCGTCCGTCGCTTCCAGCAGGATGACGCCCACATCTTCTGCTCCATGGACCAGGTCAGTTTACCAGTAGAACCGACTGTGATTCCTGAAATCATGTTCATGAGGAAAAGGAAAATATCTGTTTATTAAAATGAGGCTCTTAAGACATGGgtggtattccagaaagcgggtttagtgaaaactctgaagTTGTCagctcagagtaagtagtaaacctcctaacagaagagccctatgccttcattctccaagcaaaacaaagccatagggcccTTTtatcaggaggtttactacttgctctgagtaaactaactcagagttttcactaaacccgctttctggaataccccctgtTCTTAACTTTTGATAATCCACAACAGTGTAGCTCCACAGTGAACTGTACATTGAACTGTTTGTTATCTGTGACCGCCACAACATGAAATAGCTGATCCATTATGTCTGAATAAGGTTTTAATCTTTGAATTTTTGCTTAGATAAAAATAATCTCTCTTGGAATCCTCCAGATCGAGGCGGAGATTAAGGGCTGTCTGGATTTCCTTCGCACAGTATACAATGTCTTTGGTTTCACCTTCAAACTGAATCTTTCCACACGACCAGAGAAGTTTTTGGGGGAGCCAGAGGTGTGGGATCGAGCAGAGAAGGTATGGACTGGGTCCAGTTCACAGCACAGTTAATCAGATATATAATGCATAAtatagtatataatatataaactgtgtgtgtgtgtgtgtgtttgtatatacatacatacatatatatatatatatatatatatgtgtgtgtgtgtgtgtgtgtgtgtgtgtgtgtgtgtatatatatatatatgtatatatatgtatgtgtgtgtatatatatatatatgtatgtgtatatatatatatatatatatatatatatatatatatatatatatatatatatatatacacacacacacactcacagttaagcccaaaattaatCATACCCATGTATAATTTGGAtaatttggatttatagtgaatttttatttgaccaaaaggtttcatctggctggaatTGACAAACAAGTGACAAAGATCGAATagcattgtgtcagagatgttaatgataaattataACTATTTCTAtggtttttttctgcatttttactaaaaatgccatgtccaaaattaCTCATACCCTTTGAAATTGTCacatatttttgagaaaatgcaagctcaTATATCATTCTAAAtggtcctggtaatttctacTATTCTACTATTTCTTCTAGAGCATTTTAATCAACTGTAAgttgagaacagctcatgcagtagttctctagtcagttactagtcaattgTAAGTCATGGCCAAAGCCAAGGAGCTTAGTGAGGACGCAGACTAAGGAGGACTCCACTCctccaagacagaaaagaagaaagcttttggtcatcaatTCTGTGGTTCCAGGTAAGCTTTTACAAAGGCTAGGCGAGCTTTTGTGTGCCcgtcttggagaagtggagtcctccttggtcagcgtccatggagaccagccttgtgTATTGTCCGCTggagtgtctgccttgagatgttggtaccagaattaCTCAGATTCATCAGCCTCTgtggtgatccttggattcttcttggctTCGCACACTGCCATTCTTGTCAGCGCAGGGGTTTTTGCTTTTGGCCTCCTACCCCCAtcctttgagatttttcacagtgtggaactccttgtactttcagattatgctttgcactgtggccactggtatttgaaaacacttggatatggctttatagCCTTTCCCGTCTTGTGAGCACCCAAATTTTTGCAACCAgttctttggttttagccatgacttgcaattgactagtagactagagaactactgcatgagctgttctcaacTTAGTTGATTAAAATActctagaacatggtagaaaaTACCAGGACCATTTAGAATGATATAtgagcttgcattttctcaaaaatttcaaagggtatgaataattttggacatggcatttttagtaaaaagGATAATTCAAATTtatcggggtttttttttatctctatcATTAAAATCTCTGACACAGTGTCTTACCatcttttgtcatttgtttgtcatttccagccagatgaaaacttttggtcaaataaaaattcactatgattaattttgggcttaactgtgtgtgtgtgtatacatatacatatatatatatatatagagagagagagagtataatgTAACTGttaaattcagtattttttcaCAACATGCCATGCTACAATCTATGTTTTATGGGTGATTTCAGATGAACAGTGTAAGAATACTGTGGACAGTTCTTAATTTTTAGATGGTTAAGGAAGTGTCCCTTTTAGATGAACTTAACATGGAGTCCTGTCTTagctgtaaaatacagaacacccAAGATGTCTGACATTATATTGTTGTTGTAGCAACTGGAGAACAGCCTGAATGACTTTGGGGAGAAGTGGGTGCTTAACCCAGGCGATGGCGCTTTCTACGGCCCAAAGGTGATCACAACCGTTTAAACAGCACATGTAAAGTGAATAAACACATACCAACACAATCTTCAAAACATATTTCTAGGTCTGTCCATTTATTCAAGCAGGGGTGTTTTTTGCTGTATTATGTGTTTAATTATTCCAGATCGATATTCAGATCAAAGACGCTATTGGCCGTTATCACCAGTGCGCTACAATCCAGCTGGACTTTCAACTCCCCATTCGCTTCAATCTCACCTTTGTCAGGTTGGGAACATGatccttctcctccctcacatCTGAATGCTGACTTTTTACCTTTACTGAATTGGTGTCGTCAGGTCTGTCCTCTTCAAATGAATCGTTTTACCTTGACATGGTTTCCCTGGTATTCTggtcatgtttttctctctgcagccaTGACGGAGATGATAAAAAGAGACCTGTGATCATTCATAGAGCAATCCTGGGGTCTGTGGAGAGAATGATCGCCATCCTCACCGAAAACTATGGTGGAAAGTGGTATGGATTTGTGACATTCAAGGTGTTGTTGCCTTGATAGAGTACTCTAATGGTCTAAGTCAGCTAAGGTGGGCCAGTCTAGCAGTGATACTGTGAACTGTTGAGAATGAATCACATGAAGCCATTAAATAGCCTCTAACCACACAGAATAGCACCTTTGTTTCCCTCTTTGATCAGTAAAAATTTGTgattgtatttgtgtgaatgtatcaGTACTCTGTCAACTGTGTGGATAATGTTCTTACTTCCTGCAGGCCTCTCTGGCTCTCCCCTCGCCAGGTCATGGTCGTCCCTGTTGGACCCACGTGTGACGAGTATGCTCAGAGGGTAAAACTttattaaaatatgtaacacacacatagcttTATACCATGACTCATATGATAGAGCATTTTAATCTGCAAGGTTCCTCTTTGGATCTCACATAATATGGTATTCCATTCAAGGTACTGACCCCCCCACACTCATGCAGTCCCATGTTCCTCCCCATTCCCAGGTGCAGCAGGAGTTCCATAATGCTGGTCTGATGACAGATGTTGACCTGGACCCTGGCTGCACGCTCAACAAAAAGATCCGTAATGCCCAGCTGTCTCAGTACAATTTTATCCTGGGTTAGTGGCCTCTGACGTTATTGCACTACACAATTCCAACATACTGGATCACTTTGCTGCTTTCATGTTGGGTCaatttcctgtattttttttttcccagctccATTTTCTAAAGGTGCCAGTAGTTTGTCTAAAATGTGCAAGGTTTTtggcagatgatgtggttctgatgTTGATACATTCTCACCTGGTTCTGTGTCTGTTCAGTGgtgggagaaaaggagaagagcagTGACACAGTGAACGTGCGGACCCGTGACAACAAGGTACATGGAGAACGGAGCCTCGCAGAGTGCATGGAGCGCTTGAAACAGCTGAAGGCCTCCAGGACCCGTAATGCTGAGGAGGACTTCTGAGATTCCCAAATATTCCTCAAGTTGTCCTTATATGCTGGTCCCAGTGTTACTGAGTAACATTTCTCACCCTGTTAAAAAAGAATCTATAAGATACCCCTTGTTGTCTAGGTGCTTCTTTTTGTTTGGGTTAGTTTTCAGTCATAACTGTCAtaattcatgtcatttttacCTGGTAAGAGGATAATCCCATTGACTATCAGAAATCTTAGCAATGTGGAAGTAATAGCTCTTGAACTAATCACATTTCTCTTGATCTTCAGACTTTTTTCTCAATATTAAATTTTTGATGATCATCGATATTTGTAACTCAGAAAAAGTAAGATCCATGAGAAGACGTTCGGcacaaaaaatgataaatgattctGGTGACTTGTcaaataaatagacaaatatGCCTATTCTTCTTCGGTCGTTTTTTGGTTAAAGAGTAGGAAGTATCTACATTTCCTGAAGCTCACGTCAGCACTGATCATACGGTCAAATTAATAAGCTTTCGGTTTCGTTTGAATCATTGTTTCGGTATTTCTGGTAAATGCTACCAGTGTAACCGAGTGACAGGCATTTAATAGAGTTAAGAGCTGGAGCAGCTCGCGGAATTAGAGCTTTAAGTTAGACAGGACTAGTAAGTAACTATATGCATGATTACGCAGCAAAACTGGGTTTTTGTTAAGCATTTTTGTGAGCAGACCCTTTGAACGGAAAAATATTGTGCCCTGAATCGTTTTATGCTGAGTACGACAACAGAAATTCGTTTTTTGTCGTTTTTGGCTGAGAAACGTGCATGCATTGATTATCTGGACACGGACGCGGGGGTTCCTTGTCTAAGGTAGGTTTGCGCATTTTTGATCGATTTTCGAATTTTTACTCCACATCCCCTGTATGCCGAGAATGGCTATGTAGGTAAAAAGTCGTTCGGTTAATATTGATAAATCCGAATATCTTGACAATTTTTGTTGAAATAGCCAGTGACGTTTGAATGATCACTTGAACATACTTTCTTGCTAAAAG
Proteins encoded in this region:
- the tars1 gene encoding threonine--tRNA ligase 1, cytoplasmic; the encoded protein is MEDGILAAQMKELQVEEGKKDGNFKDGGKKKNKNASADSGGRAELSPPPQYVEERLALYIRLKAEHDALLAERAEKDSQLIKITLPDGKVVAGESWKTTPYQVACGISQGLADNTVIAKVNNAVWDLDRPLESDCSLELLKFDDEAAQAVYWHSSAHIMGEAMERVYGGCLCYGPPIENGFYYDMFLENDCVSSNDFTCLESLCKKIIKEKQPFERLEIKKETLLEMFKYNKFKCRILNEKVTTPTTTVYRCGPLIDLCRGPHVRHTGKIKALKIHKNSSTYWEGKADMETLQRVYGISFPDPKMLKEWEKFQEEAKNRDHRKLGRDQDLFFFHDLSPGSCFFLPKGAYIYNTLVEFIRSEYRKRGFQEVVTPNIYNSKLWQTSGHWQHYSENMFSFEVEKETFALKPMNCPGHCLMFDHRPRSWRELPLRLADFGVLHRNELSGALTGLTRVRRFQQDDAHIFCSMDQIEAEIKGCLDFLRTVYNVFGFTFKLNLSTRPEKFLGEPEVWDRAEKQLENSLNDFGEKWVLNPGDGAFYGPKIDIQIKDAIGRYHQCATIQLDFQLPIRFNLTFVSHDGDDKKRPVIIHRAILGSVERMIAILTENYGGKWPLWLSPRQVMVVPVGPTCDEYAQRVQQEFHNAGLMTDVDLDPGCTLNKKIRNAQLSQYNFILVVGEKEKSSDTVNVRTRDNKVHGERSLAECMERLKQLKASRTRNAEEDF